The Elusimicrobiota bacterium sequence TTTTGTTCAGACCGTGCTCTCCCGGGCCCGGAACGGAGAGACGCTCCGCGTGGTCGACGACATCGTGATGTCTCCCACCTACGCCCGGGACTTGGCTGAGAAAGTCTGGGAACTGTTGGACAGGAAAGTCCCCGGCGGGACCTATCATCTGACCAACGGAGGCGGGTGCACCTGGTTCCAATTCGCCCAAGCCGTTCTGGAAACCGCGGGACTCTCCGCCCCCCTCGCTCCAATCTCCTCCGCCCAATGGAGCGGCTCCATGCGGCGGTCTCCCGATACGCGTTTGGTCTCTGAACGATTGCTTGCCCTGGGGATCCGCCCGCTTCGCCCTTGGCGGGAAGCTCTCGCGGCCTACTTCGCCCAAAACCCCCTTCGCCCCGCCTGACACCGCTCTCTTCCCCGGCGTCTCTTCACCCGGATTCCCGCTTGGGCGCAACGACCGGCCTCCCAAGAGGGAAAATCGCTTCAGAGGGCTAAAGAGACACGAGACACTCCATGTATTGGGAGACACACAATACCCTTGCGGCGCTTTCCTTAAAGTGCCCGCGCGGGCACTTAAATGTTACAATAATGTTACATTTTCTTCTCCCTTTCTTCGCTCTTCCGTTCTACAATATACCCATCAGTTCGCCCCCAATGTCGCGGGCCCACCTTCGCGGCTTCCGGGCACACACTTGATCCTTCAGGAGGAAGTCCAATGAAGCGAATCGTAACCCTGGGCGCCGCGGTCCTCGCCGTCGCCTTTTCCGTCAGCATTGCCCGCGCCGCCGAAACCACGGTTGGCACAAATGATGTCACCGTCGGAGCTAAAGTGCTTGGCGCCAGCGCGTTGTACACCGATGTAAAGCTCATTGCCGATAACACGGATCCGGGATCGCGGGTGCTTCGGTTCGGCGACATCGCCGCGGGCGCGTCGGCCTGGAGCAATAAACCCCTCGAATACGTGCAGATCACCGTCGATGACAACCATGTCAGCGCGGATGGGAAAGGCTGGCGTCTGAGAACCTACACCAACAATTTCCCAGCCCTGAACCTAGGGGACGCTGACCAAGTCAAGCAAACGACGACGACTTGGGGCTACAACTTCGGCGGTTTGAAAGGCGATGTCAACTCAGCGAAAGCCGCCATGGGCTGGTGGGCGAGCACCTCCACTGTCGTCGGCGGTCCCGTCATTGGAAACCCCGAACAGGGACTAACCAACGGATTCACCTTCCTGAAGGACGGTAAGGATTTTGACGATCCCTCAACGGTTGAAATCGTCGGTGGGGTAAACAAAAAAGACGAGAGCTTCACGGCTTCCGACGCGGCAGGATATTGCAACGTCGCCTTCGGTTCGCCTTCCTTCACCCGCGTCGTCAAACCGGCCACGGCCGACGGCAACCTGCCCACGCTCACGCCCACGACGCCCTTCTACTACTATGTCGGGGCGAACTTCAATGGCGCCGCGAAAGCCACCTACGATACCAAGATCATGTTTGATCTGATCGAGCAATAATATCCCGAACGTCCCCGCCGGGAGGTCGATCCTCCCGGCGGGGAGGGGGGGGATTATCCATGCGCTTGTTGTGGATCATCGGTTCATTTCTCCTGCTGGCGCCCCTGGGCCGGGCGTCTTCCTTTGTCGCCGTCTCCCCCAGCGTGATCGAGTTCTCCCTCGCTCCCGGGAAAAAGGCGAAGGGGCGGATCCAAATTCAAAACCCTTTGTCCGAGCCCGCCGTGATCACGGTGTCCGTGAGTGACGGCTGGCGGCAAGAAACCGGGAGTTCCACCCTTCCTCCTGAAAAATGGCTCAAGTTCAAAATCCCAAAGAATTTAATTTTACCCCCCCTTGGAAAAACAACCCTCTTTTATAGAGTTCACGTCCCCAAGGATTTCACGGGGGAGACCATGGCGCATCTCATGTTCCGAATGCCACCCCAGAAACAAAACCAGGCAGGAATGAGCATTCAAATGGGCCATGCGATCCCTCTTTATTTAATCGCCCGGGGGCACGAAAAGGTGGATCTGTCTTTTAGCAAGATATCGGCTTCTTCTTTAGAAAACCATGGACTGGAATTCATCGTCACGCTCATTTCGACCGGGAATGTTCATGTGCGCCCCCGCGGCGATATCCTTCTTTCCAATGCCGACGGATTGGAACTGGAGCGGATTGCGATCGAGAACGGTCCGCCGATATTGCCCAACACCACAAAGCAATTTTTTGCCCGTAGCCGGTTGAATCGATGGGTTCCGGGAAATTACCAGGCCCATCTTGATTTGAGTTATCGGATCATCGGCGCCGAGCTGAAAACCCTTTCGGGGGATTTCGAAGTGGGGATCACGTCAGCGGGGATCCGGGTGGTTCCGCAGGGTGCGGTTCCCGGTCTTTAGATGTTTTTGGATTCGGCTCTTTTTACTGTGCCTGCCCGCAAGGGGAGGCGCCTTGGATGTGACGCCCGAGATGTTGTTCTTTCGCGCACCGCCGGGGAAAAAAGCGAAGGTGGACCTGACTTTATATAACGACGACCGGGTGCCCGTTCAGGCCCATATTAGCCTGCGTGGGGACGAAGGGAAGACCCCCTGGTTGAGGGTCCCGGCGCAGGCCATTTCCCTTTCGCCAGGGGAACGACGGCGGGTCACGCTCCGAGCCCGGGCTCCCCGCGGGGAGGGAGAACGGACCGTGGAGGTGGTGGTCTCGATGCCGGGACCGATGGACAGCGAGGTTCGAATCGTGCGCCGTGCGACGTTGATCATGACCGGCACCGAGCGTTACGCGGTCGAGGTGGGTTCGGTCGCGGTTCGGGTCCAGAACGACGGCGCCGAGGTGACTGCGGATTGTCGGAACACCGGCAACATGCGTGTTCGGTGGATGGCGGGGGTCGACTTGACGATGGCGGAGGGAGAACCAGCGACCGTTTTTCAAGAAGGCGTCACGGGGCCTTTGGATCCGGGCGAAACAGGGCAAGCGCATGTGACGGTTCCTTTGAGGGGAAGGGCGTGGACGGGGCATGGAACCGTGCGGATTTTTTTTCGTGAAGGACCGGGGGGGACGTTGCAGGTGATCAAGACATTTGGTCCAATGGAGCGGAGCGTTCAATGAACAGGGGTTTGGGGTTCGGGAAATGGGATCAACCACGGAGGGCCGCGGCTTCCGCCGTCGTGGCGGTGGGGCTTTTGACTCTCCCCGCCCATTCCGTGACTCTGCAGATTCGCGACGTCGTCACGGACGAGGTCCAGACCAACACGGGTTTGACTTTCGGGGGTCTTCCCAGCGCAAAAACGCACCACACGGCCCGCCAGTATCTCGATATCGGACACCCGGACTCTCCCTATCGGCGGGTCTATTTATACACGAACAACACCAAGGCCTACAATAAAACCGAGGCCGGACTTGTGAGCGACAAGGCCCGACCGCCCTTGCCACTGTTTTTCAAGAATTTTCCTTCAAAACCCAATGTTGTCGACGGCACATTCAGTCCCGCTAGCGAATCCACTTGGACGGAAATGATTGAACAAGGCGACCCGGGCTTCGACTCCGATAAGCCGCTGAACGCCCTCTTGACGCCCACCGGCGGGAAATCCCTTGTGTATCTGGGCGTCACCGTTGCGCCCAGTACCCTCCGTGGGGATTACCAAGGGAAAATGGTGTTGGAAGAGTCGAGCACGGTGCCCGACATCGTGGGGCCCGGCATCGAACATACGCCGTTTAACGACGTGGTGTTGATCGACATCCCCATCGGGGTCGGCGCTGTTCTTTATGAGGAACCACCCACCGTTCCCGTGGGAACGTTGCATTTCCGCCTCGCCGGAGACCCGGTTTTTCAAACCGCGTCGGCGGGGTTAACGTTGGATCCGAAGAATCCCATGCGGTACATTTTTGACGCCGCCTTGCCGGCGGGGATCGTCGCCCCCGGCGTTTTGGAATACTATTTCACCGCCCTCGATGAATATCAAAATGAGTCCCGCCTGCCGCCGGTGGAAGGCGATTATTATCGGGCCAACCTCGTTCCCGAGTTCGGAACCGTGACGCGGTCCATGACCAGCGCCGGCGGCCGGGTGGATGTCGCCGTGGGCGATCCTCGGCGGCCCGGTTTCTCTCTCTCGGTTCCCGCGGGGACAACCCTCCAAAGCATCTCGGTGTCCCAGAAAGATCCATCTCTGATCCCGACGTTCAAATCCTTGGACCCGGTCAGTGCTTTTGAGGTGGGGCCCAGCGGAACCCGGTTCAGTCGCGTGGCGACGTTGACGATTCCCTATTTGGACG is a genomic window containing:
- a CDS encoding gliding motility-associated C-terminal domain-containing protein; its protein translation is MNRGLGFGKWDQPRRAAASAVVAVGLLTLPAHSVTLQIRDVVTDEVQTNTGLTFGGLPSAKTHHTARQYLDIGHPDSPYRRVYLYTNNTKAYNKTEAGLVSDKARPPLPLFFKNFPSKPNVVDGTFSPASESTWTEMIEQGDPGFDSDKPLNALLTPTGGKSLVYLGVTVAPSTLRGDYQGKMVLEESSTVPDIVGPGIEHTPFNDVVLIDIPIGVGAVLYEEPPTVPVGTLHFRLAGDPVFQTASAGLTLDPKNPMRYIFDAALPAGIVAPGVLEYYFTALDEYQNESRLPPVEGDYYRANLVPEFGTVTRSMTSAGGRVDVAVGDPRRPGFSLSVPAGTTLQSISVSQKDPSLIPTFKSLDPVSAFEVGPSGTRFSRVATLTIPYLDEDDDGLVDGTGADEKLLRIYWFDGIEWRVVGGSVDVVNNLVSASISHFSVFGLFPAGGPVTAESVRPKEKIFTPNGDGVWDAAVFNINVGDGPIEIQIFNVRGERVRLITNVPEWDGRDDDGKVVENGTYVYRLTGQGLTVTGMIAVAR